Proteins encoded in a region of the Zea mays cultivar B73 chromosome 2, Zm-B73-REFERENCE-NAM-5.0, whole genome shotgun sequence genome:
- the LOC118476394 gene encoding uncharacterized protein — protein MAPSSPSSSSSQQAPPSTPCAQQQPWRCLSSPWRAAAHPPLSPMACCSSRSPSSLCPLPQEQQLLLPWSASLLPLGSFLQAELLCQERLLHLTAAPFFSLALLSRLLAARARRLCSFSLPHKTASAQELLLHGRPEFQQRAPFLAVRRGARRLFGKMRSKPRTAAASSLALRCVELRYCTSPIENSSPSASRARLAALARVVSQ, from the coding sequence ATGGCGCCctcctccccttcttcttcctcaagccAGCAGGCACCTCCCTCTACTCCCTGcgcgcagcagcagccatggcgcTGCCTCTCTTCTCCATGGCGAGCAGCAGCtcatccacctctctctcccatgGCGTGCTGCTCCAGTCGGTCTCCTTCCTCCCTCTGTCCCTTGCCGCAGGAGCAGCAGCTCCTCCTCCCATGGTCGGCCTCCCTTCTCCCCCTCGGCTCCTTCCTCCAGGCCGAGCTCCTATGCCAGGAACGGCTGCTCCACTTGACCGCTGCTCCATTTTTTTCCCTCGCTCTGCTCTCTCGGCTGCTGGCAGCCAGGGCGCGACGCCTCTGCTCCTTCTCTCTACCCCACAAAACAGCCAGCGCGCAGGAGCTTCTTCTCCATGGACGCCCAGAATTCCAGCAGCGAGCCCCCTTCCTCGCTGTTCGTCGTGGTGCCCGCCGGCTGTTCGGCAAAATGCGCAGCAAGCCACGCACTGCAGCAGCTTCGTCCCTTGCCTTGCGTTGTGTCGAGCTTCGCTACTGCACATCTCCCATAGAAAACAGCAGCCCCTCCGCGTCACGCGCTCGACTCGCTGCGCTCGCCCGCGTGGTGTCGCAGTAG